A single Phycisphaerales bacterium DNA region contains:
- a CDS encoding response regulator gives MQNSVSILLVDDQPRNLDVLESILSSPEYELVRAQSAEQALLELLHREFAAIVLDIKMPGISGLELAQIIKKRKRTENIPILFLTAHLIEEQDVLRGYGAGAVDYLSKPINPDILKTKVAVFIDLYRKNRALADVNRQLQSEVDKREKAQEELRQANERLESRVHERTEDLTLANYALRDSEQRVRLLLESVGEGIFGIDHGGFATFVNPAAAQLLGYSPEELIGQPLAQLLPEPAPEVPQLPALDGAPLVSTPGPDHFFTRKDGTRFPVEFVRTPVRNERGVITGEVVVFRDLTSRHRASRRLAAEHAVTKILATAESLDGAADELLARLCETLDVSAAKMWVVEDAHVRCTACHVEADAPQLLGFKKEALGTRLAIGRGLSGKVAQTREPQWYGTLTGLSGLPWVDRAIAAGLHSALGFPVVESGRCEAVITMYSRDVAPPDESLIAMVGSIGREIGAFVRRTRAETELRAHREQLEEIVQQRTGALERSHERLRQAERLAAVGTLAAGLGHDMSNLLLPIRARLHSLAESGLAQQAMGDVAAIGEAVGYLQRLASGLRLLALDPDRITDQNTGTNLSAWWRDVEGVFRAALPRGVRLEGSAAPDLPVVSIPAARLTQAVFNLVQNAGEALATAPGRGADKGVIRISARPIAGEQDGSVELIVEDDGPGMTADVAARCFEPYFSTKTRVVSTGMGLAMVRAWVEGAGGSVILNTAPGRGAKFTLVLRPRTGAPTGDQAGRAPAAHAAITIEDKRTLSFVSVLIEASHARALAFDQEGVPDAELWVVGGAAATPERVAAFLAQDGARRAVVLEDLAPGARARDGHQPQIADPRVCYLGKKPGTSHLRKALVDALGVTRTSAGTPAPEPAEATS, from the coding sequence ATGCAGAACAGCGTCTCCATCCTGCTCGTTGACGACCAGCCGCGCAACCTCGACGTCCTGGAGTCCATCCTTTCCTCGCCCGAGTACGAGCTGGTCCGTGCACAATCCGCCGAGCAGGCGCTGCTGGAACTCCTGCACCGCGAGTTCGCGGCCATCGTCCTCGACATCAAGATGCCCGGCATCTCCGGCCTCGAGCTCGCGCAGATCATCAAGAAGCGCAAGCGCACCGAGAACATCCCCATCCTGTTCCTCACCGCCCACCTCATCGAGGAGCAGGACGTCCTCCGCGGGTACGGCGCCGGCGCCGTCGACTACCTCAGTAAGCCCATCAACCCCGACATTCTGAAGACCAAGGTCGCGGTCTTCATCGACCTTTACCGGAAGAACCGCGCCCTCGCCGACGTCAACCGCCAGCTCCAGTCGGAAGTCGACAAACGCGAGAAGGCGCAGGAGGAGCTCCGCCAGGCCAACGAGCGGCTCGAGTCTCGTGTTCACGAGCGCACCGAGGACCTCACCCTTGCAAACTACGCCTTGCGAGACAGTGAGCAGCGCGTCCGCCTGCTCCTTGAATCCGTCGGCGAGGGCATCTTCGGCATCGACCACGGCGGCTTCGCCACGTTCGTGAACCCGGCGGCGGCGCAGCTGCTGGGCTACTCGCCCGAGGAGCTCATCGGGCAGCCGCTGGCCCAACTGCTCCCGGAACCCGCGCCGGAAGTGCCGCAGCTACCCGCGCTCGACGGCGCGCCCCTTGTCTCCACGCCCGGGCCCGACCACTTCTTCACCCGCAAGGACGGGACCAGGTTCCCTGTCGAGTTCGTCCGCACCCCCGTCCGCAACGAGCGCGGCGTTATCACCGGCGAGGTGGTCGTTTTCCGCGACCTCACGTCCCGCCATCGCGCCTCCCGCCGCCTTGCCGCCGAGCACGCAGTCACAAAGATCCTCGCGACTGCGGAGAGCCTCGATGGCGCCGCGGACGAGCTGCTCGCGCGACTCTGCGAGACGCTCGATGTGTCGGCCGCCAAGATGTGGGTCGTCGAAGACGCCCATGTCCGCTGCACCGCGTGCCACGTTGAAGCCGATGCTCCGCAGCTCCTGGGGTTCAAGAAGGAGGCCCTCGGAACGCGGCTCGCCATCGGGCGAGGCCTCTCCGGCAAAGTTGCGCAGACCAGGGAGCCTCAGTGGTACGGCACGCTGACAGGCCTCTCCGGCCTCCCCTGGGTGGACCGGGCCATCGCCGCGGGCCTGCACAGCGCGTTGGGGTTCCCAGTGGTCGAATCCGGCCGTTGCGAAGCCGTGATCACCATGTACTCGCGCGATGTGGCCCCGCCCGACGAGAGCCTCATCGCGATGGTGGGGTCCATCGGGCGCGAGATCGGCGCCTTCGTCCGTCGCACCCGCGCGGAGACCGAGCTTCGCGCTCACCGCGAGCAGCTCGAGGAGATCGTTCAGCAGCGCACGGGGGCGCTCGAGCGGTCGCATGAGCGGCTGCGCCAGGCCGAGCGACTCGCTGCCGTTGGTACGCTCGCAGCGGGCCTGGGGCACGACATGAGCAACCTGCTCCTGCCAATCCGCGCACGGCTGCACAGCCTTGCTGAGTCCGGCCTGGCCCAGCAGGCGATGGGTGATGTCGCCGCAATTGGCGAGGCGGTGGGCTACCTCCAGCGCCTGGCCTCGGGCCTGCGCCTGCTGGCGCTGGACCCAGATCGCATTACCGACCAGAATACTGGCACCAACCTCTCGGCATGGTGGCGCGACGTCGAGGGCGTCTTCCGCGCCGCCCTCCCGCGTGGCGTCCGCCTTGAAGGAAGTGCCGCGCCCGACCTTCCGGTGGTCTCTATTCCTGCGGCCCGTCTCACACAGGCCGTGTTCAACCTCGTGCAGAACGCTGGCGAGGCACTGGCTACCGCGCCTGGACGCGGGGCGGACAAGGGCGTGATCCGCATCTCCGCCCGCCCGATCGCGGGCGAGCAGGACGGCTCCGTCGAACTGATCGTTGAAGACGATGGGCCGGGCATGACCGCGGACGTCGCCGCCCGCTGCTTCGAGCCGTACTTCAGCACCAAGACCCGCGTGGTTTCCACCGGCATGGGTCTCGCCATGGTCCGCGCTTGGGTCGAGGGTGCCGGCGGTAGCGTCATCCTCAACACCGCGCCCGGAAGGGGAGCGAAGTTCACACTCGTCCTCCGCCCCCGGACCGGCGCGCCCACGGGCGACCAGGCCGGGCGTGCACCCGCGGCCCACGCCGCGATCACCATCGAGGATAAGCGAACGCTCTCCTTCGTCTCCGTGCTCATCGAGGCTTCCCACGCCCGTGCCCTCGCCTTCGACCAGGAGGGCGTGCCCGACGCCGAACTCTGGGTGGTCGGCGGCGCTGCCGCCACGCCGGAGCGTGTCGCCGCGTTCCTGGCTCAGGATGGGGCAAGGCGGGCCGTGGTGCTCGAAGACCTCGCCCCCGGGGCCCGCGCCCGCGACGGCCACCAGCCGCAGATCGCCGATCCCCGTGTCTGCTACCTGGGTAAGAAGCCCGGGACCTCGCATCTCCGAAAAGCACTGGTGGACGCCCTTGGCGTCACCCGCACCAGTGCCGGAACCCCGGCCCCCGAGCCGGCAGAGGCCACCTCATGA
- a CDS encoding response regulator transcription factor — protein MTTTTKRIKVLLVDDNAILAEAMSRVIGRDARFTWGGWLESTDTLVDHVHETCPAVVLMDVDMPGVETFELVKLLSEKCPQTKVVMFSGHIREDFADAALDSGAFGYLHKDDEIEVLLQNLQRVDAGEVVLSPLVRKVIWRT, from the coding sequence ATGACCACGACCACCAAGCGCATCAAGGTCCTGCTCGTTGACGACAACGCCATCCTCGCGGAGGCGATGTCGCGCGTGATCGGCAGAGACGCACGTTTCACCTGGGGGGGGTGGCTGGAGTCGACCGACACCCTCGTCGATCACGTGCATGAGACCTGCCCGGCCGTGGTCCTCATGGACGTAGACATGCCGGGCGTCGAGACCTTTGAACTCGTGAAGCTGCTTTCCGAGAAGTGCCCGCAGACCAAGGTCGTGATGTTCAGCGGGCACATCCGCGAGGACTTTGCGGACGCAGCCCTCGACTCCGGCGCCTTCGGCTACCTCCACAAGGATGACGAAATCGAGGTGCTGCTCCAGAACCTGCAGCGCGTGGATGCCGGCGAGGTTGTACTAAGCCCACTCGTGCGCAAGGTGATCTGGCGCACCTGA
- a CDS encoding prepilin-type N-terminal cleavage/methylation domain-containing protein, whose amino-acid sequence MIHSLQRPAPFHEKRNSSGFTLIELLVVIAIIALLIGILLPSLAQAREAGRAVKCMSNLSQISKAANSYATDWKDRIWPGYDWSKAAYERDSTLLRGNGLIYQYVGDTNEIAECPNRKRQGATPELGPPWRSWWVTPDDKLEFDYTMVGRMQGLRIGNTVKIGVLENPETYALSATPPNTLPGNTTALRLLSGVPLFVEESIYFHNQFVRDGWFGSSDQVAENHTKRGFIGYAEGHVALFDVSRGPQKKVREAADTDCWDLYALNTSTFVRVEPDNTSNATNWRQRPYGWINSPVVTPPL is encoded by the coding sequence TTGATCCACTCACTTCAACGCCCCGCGCCATTCCACGAAAAGCGCAACAGCTCCGGCTTCACCCTGATCGAGCTCCTCGTCGTCATCGCAATCATCGCCCTGCTCATCGGCATCCTGCTGCCTTCGCTCGCGCAGGCACGCGAGGCCGGGCGCGCCGTCAAGTGCATGTCCAACCTGAGCCAGATCAGCAAGGCCGCGAACAGCTACGCAACTGACTGGAAGGATCGCATCTGGCCCGGCTACGACTGGTCCAAGGCCGCGTACGAGCGCGACTCGACGCTCCTCCGCGGCAACGGCCTCATTTACCAGTACGTCGGAGACACCAACGAAATCGCCGAGTGCCCCAACCGCAAGCGTCAGGGCGCCACGCCGGAGCTCGGCCCACCGTGGCGGTCCTGGTGGGTCACGCCCGACGACAAGCTCGAGTTCGACTACACCATGGTTGGCCGCATGCAGGGACTGCGCATCGGCAACACCGTGAAGATAGGCGTGCTCGAGAACCCCGAGACCTACGCCCTCTCCGCCACGCCCCCCAACACACTCCCCGGCAACACCACAGCCCTCCGCCTGCTCTCCGGTGTGCCGCTCTTCGTCGAGGAGTCCATCTACTTCCACAACCAGTTCGTGCGCGACGGCTGGTTCGGCAGCAGCGACCAGGTCGCTGAGAACCACACCAAGCGCGGCTTCATCGGCTACGCCGAGGGCCACGTTGCTCTCTTCGACGTCTCGCGCGGCCCGCAGAAGAAAGTCCGGGAAGCAGCCGACACCGACTGCTGGGACCTCTACGCCCTCAACACCAGCACGTTCGTCCGTGTCGAGCCGGACAACACCAGCAACGCCACGAACTGGCGGCAACGCCCCTATGGCTGGATCAACTCGCCGGTCGTCACGCCACCCCTGTGA
- a CDS encoding UDP-N-acetylglucosamine 1-carboxyvinyltransferase encodes MDTFVIEGGHRLFGRVRINGSKNAALPMLAAALLTDQPVTLRDVPSLADIRNMLKLLGELGCTSEAGLVDGAVRLQSTDESLSHARYEIVKTMRASICTLGPMLARRGYARVSMPGGCAIGDRPVDLHLRGLAALGAQVTLTAGDIYVKAPPGGLVGATVFLGGSFGSTVLGTANVMSAATLAKGTTIIESAACEPEIVDLANLLNAMGAKITGAGSPRITIQGVEELHGADYTVIPDRIEAGTFMMAAAITNGDLTLDNCPMDALLSVTYTLAACGVHVQPLTSLPVTSTNGFGHGNGHNGHANGNGYANGNGVRHRTPALTITSGSSDPFRNTDNDPMRRSVRVTCDRVLRPVEVTTQPHPGFPTDLQAQLAALLTLADGNSVITERIFPDRFLHVAELLRMGAKVIRQGSTIVISGVRGLVGAPVMASDLRASAGLVLAGMAAQGTTVVNRVYHLDRGYERMEDRLRSLGACIERVDEKVAMGAEAVGAS; translated from the coding sequence ATGGATACGTTCGTGATTGAGGGCGGTCACCGCCTGTTCGGGCGGGTTCGGATCAATGGCTCCAAAAACGCGGCCCTGCCCATGCTGGCGGCGGCCCTGCTGACGGACCAACCCGTCACGCTGCGGGACGTCCCCAGCCTCGCGGACATCCGCAACATGCTCAAGTTGCTGGGCGAGCTCGGCTGCACCAGCGAGGCAGGGCTGGTGGACGGGGCCGTGCGGCTTCAGTCGACCGACGAGAGCCTCTCGCACGCGCGGTACGAGATTGTGAAGACCATGCGGGCGTCGATTTGCACGCTCGGTCCGATGCTGGCCCGGCGCGGGTACGCCCGGGTCTCCATGCCCGGCGGGTGCGCCATCGGCGATCGGCCCGTGGACCTGCACCTGCGGGGGCTGGCGGCCCTCGGTGCGCAGGTGACGCTCACGGCGGGCGATATCTATGTCAAGGCGCCCCCGGGCGGGCTGGTGGGGGCGACGGTATTCCTGGGCGGTTCGTTCGGCTCGACGGTGCTGGGTACCGCGAACGTGATGTCCGCCGCGACCCTGGCCAAGGGCACCACCATCATCGAGAGCGCCGCGTGCGAGCCGGAGATCGTGGACCTCGCGAACCTGCTGAACGCCATGGGCGCGAAGATCACCGGCGCGGGCTCGCCGCGCATCACCATCCAGGGCGTGGAAGAGCTCCATGGCGCGGACTACACCGTCATCCCCGACCGCATCGAGGCGGGCACGTTCATGATGGCTGCGGCCATCACGAACGGCGATCTCACGCTCGACAACTGCCCGATGGACGCGCTGCTGAGCGTGACGTACACGCTTGCAGCTTGCGGCGTGCACGTGCAGCCACTGACCAGCCTGCCGGTGACGAGCACGAATGGGTTCGGACACGGCAATGGGCATAACGGGCACGCGAATGGGAACGGCTACGCCAACGGCAACGGAGTGCGCCACCGCACTCCGGCGCTGACGATCACGAGCGGCAGCAGCGATCCATTTAGGAATACGGATAACGACCCCATGCGGCGCAGCGTGCGAGTAACCTGCGACCGCGTGCTGCGGCCGGTCGAAGTGACCACGCAGCCGCACCCCGGGTTCCCGACCGACCTGCAGGCCCAGCTCGCGGCCTTGCTCACCCTGGCCGACGGCAACTCGGTGATCACCGAGCGCATCTTCCCCGACCGCTTCCTGCACGTGGCCGAACTGCTCCGGATGGGCGCCAAGGTGATCCGCCAGGGCTCGACCATCGTCATCAGCGGCGTGCGTGGCCTGGTCGGCGCGCCCGTCATGGCCAGCGACCTGCGTGCCAGCGCGGGGCTGGTGCTCGCCGGCATGGCGGCGCAGGGAACGACGGTCGTTAACCGCGTGTACCACCTTGACCGCGGCTACGAGCGCATGGAGGACCGCCTGCGGTCCCTGGGCGCGTGCATCGAGCGGGTGGACGAAAAGGTGGCGATGGGGGCCGAAGCCGTCGGCGCTTCGTAA
- a CDS encoding fibro-slime domain-containing protein: protein MRLKLSTFAQSAAVLAALAGGLALAVPPPGNGNGNGGSGGSGGTTGGTTGGTTPSDPYAALPAFVRMEGVVRDFRARNVAGGHPDFEMTPAQGFGHYAGMVQDTLDADGKPIFRSTGYKVSTQWKDASGQNIMPGPAKAYIQGRVGDVTGQMDVNPGGAVTSANSFSQWFRDVPGVNMSALIPLTLNRIPGTNRYVFDDSLDTHYAQLEGFFMVNGRLQGANGGAQGGNKNYHFTYTIDSTFTYRHGQGQYFSFKANDDLWVFINGQLVIDLGGVAANTLQRIDLDRLSFLSDGQDARIQVFYANRNRPLCNFRMEMSMAMRRVDPPPITEPFD, encoded by the coding sequence ATGCGTCTCAAGCTCTCCACCTTCGCTCAGTCAGCAGCCGTCCTGGCCGCGCTCGCCGGCGGGCTCGCCCTGGCCGTGCCCCCGCCTGGCAACGGCAACGGGAACGGCGGTAGCGGCGGAAGTGGGGGTACTACCGGCGGCACGACCGGCGGCACCACGCCATCCGACCCCTACGCTGCGCTCCCCGCGTTCGTCCGCATGGAGGGCGTGGTGCGCGACTTCCGCGCCCGCAACGTCGCGGGCGGCCACCCCGACTTCGAGATGACCCCCGCCCAGGGCTTCGGCCACTACGCCGGCATGGTGCAGGACACCCTCGACGCCGACGGCAAGCCGATCTTCCGCTCCACGGGCTACAAGGTCTCCACCCAGTGGAAGGACGCCTCGGGCCAGAACATCATGCCGGGTCCGGCGAAGGCTTATATCCAGGGCCGTGTGGGCGACGTCACGGGTCAGATGGATGTGAATCCCGGCGGCGCGGTTACCAGCGCCAACAGCTTCTCGCAATGGTTCCGCGATGTGCCGGGCGTCAACATGTCCGCCCTGATCCCGCTCACGCTGAACCGGATCCCGGGCACCAACCGCTACGTGTTCGACGACTCGCTCGACACGCACTACGCCCAGCTCGAGGGCTTCTTCATGGTCAACGGCCGCCTGCAGGGCGCCAATGGCGGCGCCCAGGGCGGCAACAAGAACTACCACTTCACCTACACGATCGACTCGACCTTCACCTACCGGCACGGGCAGGGCCAGTACTTCTCCTTCAAGGCCAACGACGACCTCTGGGTCTTCATCAACGGCCAGCTCGTGATCGACCTTGGCGGCGTCGCGGCCAACACCCTTCAGCGCATCGACCTCGACCGCTTGAGCTTCCTGAGCGACGGTCAGGACGCCCGCATCCAGGTGTTCTACGCCAACCGCAACCGCCCGCTGTGCAACTTCCGAATGGAGATGTCGATGGCGATGCGCCGCGTCGATCCGCCGCCGATCACCGAGCCTTTCGACTGA